The following proteins are encoded in a genomic region of Pungitius pungitius chromosome 17, fPunPun2.1, whole genome shotgun sequence:
- the LOC119219739 gene encoding POU domain, class 2, transcription factor 1-like, translating into MFVPLPVPFVFQRTASDYSAWRLKSSLAPRSSPDIRMSKAAEEEKPGAEYPGDSSDSNRNSPDDQVQPMKTSPFDVSPTRTISKGKSEESCEMIHTTTSPAPPTPPSQQQLQQQQQQQQQQQQQQQQLQQLQQLQQQQQQQQQQHHHTQLMLAGSQLAGLAALLPAQQQLLLQQAQAQLLAAAVQQSNAAHAAHAAHAAHAAAQQQANQQQQQQQQNQSQSQQQQQQQIKQEQTIQVPPPQQLALSQPIQLTAQDIQQLLQLQQLVLMPGHPLQSPAQFLLSQPAQQQQGLLSSQNLIQLPQQSPGGLLTTPPRMGLQAQREKSSDVGGSGSGASMVSTSSSGVVTSVGSTSASSSTMGSSLTSGLTPGGHGGHMGEEPSDLEELEQFARTFKQRRIKLGFTQGDVGVAMGKLYGNDFSQTTISRFEALNLSFKNMCKLKPLLEKWLSDAENMAVDSMLPSPSSLSSPMLGIEGLSGRRRKKRTSIETNVRVALERNFHMNQKPTSEEILLMAEQLNMEKEVIRVWFCNRRQKEKRINPSSSTTPPLTSQTSPIGTHKACYSPHMISSHGLSQVTTCLSTTAASSSAPCTMTPVSSATVGSSSSSVTPPPHSTASPIPPTTGNTMMGVSTGMNQALIGSHPLATMQALAASSGQPPISGPEGGAAHMLLGGPGCPTVPHSLRPSLFLNRPTLLPMGTGSMATPSTPAMGLVSGVGGCRPRLSFCQSPPPGAGDLMSPTSCHEESASPCSSPASFCSFSEASPPPLGGAMAE; encoded by the exons atatCAGGATGTccaaagcagcagaggaggagaagcctgGGGCTGAGTATCCAGGCGACAGTtcag ACTCTAACAGGAACAGCCCCGATGACCAG GTCCAGCCGATGAAAACAAGCCCTTTCGACGTCTCCCCCACACGGACTATCAGCAAG GGCAAAAGCGAGGAGAGCTGTGAGATGAtccacaccaccacctcccctgCTCCACCTACACCTCCCTCCCAGCaacagctacagcagcagcagcagcagcagcagcaacaacagcagcagcagcaacagctacaacagctgcaacagctacaacagcagcaacagcagcaacagcagcaacaccacCACACGCAGCTGATGCTGGCGGGCAGTCAGCTAGCAGGG CTTGCCGCCCTCCTCCctgcccagcagcagctgctcctccaacagGCTCAGGCTCAGCTGCTGGCGGCCGCTGTTCAGCAGTCCAACGCCGCCCACGCCGCCCATGCAGCCCACGCCGCCCACGCCGCCGCCCAGCAACAGGCcaaccaacagcagcagcagcagcagcagaaccagTCACaatcgcagcagcagcaacagcagcaaatcAAACAGGAACAAACTATCCAAGTCCCGCCTCCACAACAGCTGGCCCTGTCTCAGCCAATCCAGCTCACAGCCCAG GATATTCAGCAGCTgttgcagctccagcagctggttTTGATGCCCGGTCATCCTCTCCAGTCACCTGCACAGTTCCTCCTGTCTCAgccagctcagcagcagcagg GTTTGCTCTCGTCACAAAATCTGATCCAGCTACCTCAGCAAAGCCCAGGGGGACTACTGACAACCCCCCCTCGCATGGGACTCCAAGCACAG agggagaagagcagcGATGTTGGTGGAAGCGGCAGTGGCGCTTCCATGgtttccaccagcagcagcggtgtCGTGACGTCTGTAGGATCCACCTCAGCATCCAGCAGCACCATGGGCTCCTCACTGACGTCCGGGTTGACCCCCGGAGGTCACGGGGGTCACATGGGCGAGGAGCCCAGcgacctggaggagctggagcagttCGCCCGCACCTTCAAACAACGACGCATCAAGCTGGGATTCACCCAG GGGGACGTTGGCGTGGCGATGGGCAAGCTGTACGGCAACGACTTCAGCCAGACCACCATCTCCCGATTCGAAGCTCTCAACCTGAGCTTTAAAAACATGTGCAAGCTGAAGCCGCTGCTGGAGAAGTGGCTGAGTGACGCAG AAAACATGGCGGTAGACAGCATGCTGCCCagcccttcttctctctcctcccccatgCTGGGCATCGAGGGTCTGTCCGGCCGACGCAGGAAGAAACGCACCAGCATTGAGACCAACGTGCGAGTGGCCTTAGAGCGCAACTTCCACATG AACCAGAAGCCTACCTCGGAGGAGATCCTGCTCATGGCCGAGCAGCTCAACATGGAGAAGGAGGTGATCCGCGTTTGGTTCTGCAACCGcaggcagaaggagaaacgCATCAACCCCTCCAGCAGCACCACGCCTCCCCTGACCAGCCAGACGTCGCCCATCGGGACACACAAAGCCTGCTACAGCCCGCACATG ATATCGAGTCACGGTCTGTCCCAGGTCACCACCTGCCTCAGCACAACGG CTGCGAGCTCTTCAGCACCCTGCACCATGACTCCCGTCAGCTCTGCCACAGttggctcctcctcttcttctgtgacTCCACCCCCTCACAGCACAGCTAGCCCCATCCCTCCCACCACCGG GAACACAATGATGGGAGTAAGCACAGGGATGAACCAGGCCCTCATTGGCAGCCACCCCCTGGCTACCatgcaag CCCTGGCAGCCAGCAGCGGCCAGCCACCCATCTCCGGGCCTGAGGGGGGAGCGGCTCACATGCTCCTGGGCGGCCCCGGGTGTCCCACCGTCCCCCActccctccgcccctccctcttcctcaacCGCCCGACCCTCCTCCCCATGGGGACTGGCTCCATGGCGACGCCCTCGACGCCTGCAATGGGACTGGTCAGCGGTGTCGGCGGGTGCCGCCCCCGGCTCTCCTTTTGCCAATCTCCGCCCCCTGGAGCCGGCGACCTCATGAGCCCGACATCGTGCCACGAGGAGTCCGCTTCCCCTTGTTCAAGTCCCGCTTCTTTCTGTTCCTTCAGCGAAGCCTCGCCACCGCCCCTGGGAGGGGCCATGGCAGAGTGA